From Caulobacter segnis, a single genomic window includes:
- a CDS encoding nitroreductase family protein, with amino-acid sequence MAGSVPPAPEFGETLPVEASPEVVAFLARRRSASAMALAAPGPDADQLADILRLAARVPDHGKLAPWRFVILQGPAKDVFAERITQLADSQANPTKAKAALRKLTRPPVAVAVISRFIPGEIPEWEQRQSASAVCHQMLLAAAALGWGANWITDWYSYDPRATTILGLAEGEQVAGYLYLGTTTEQPQERVRPDVAAITSEWSPA; translated from the coding sequence TTGGCAGGTTCCGTTCCCCCCGCCCCCGAATTTGGCGAAACGCTGCCGGTCGAGGCGTCGCCCGAGGTTGTCGCCTTCCTGGCGCGCCGCCGCTCGGCCAGCGCCATGGCCCTGGCCGCGCCGGGTCCGGACGCGGACCAGCTGGCCGACATCCTGCGCCTGGCCGCCCGCGTGCCCGACCACGGCAAGCTGGCCCCCTGGCGGTTCGTGATCCTGCAAGGCCCGGCCAAGGACGTCTTCGCCGAGCGGATCACCCAGCTGGCCGACAGCCAGGCCAACCCGACCAAGGCCAAGGCCGCCCTGCGCAAGCTGACCCGACCGCCTGTCGCGGTGGCCGTGATCTCGCGCTTCATTCCCGGCGAGATCCCCGAGTGGGAGCAGCGCCAGAGCGCCTCGGCGGTCTGCCACCAGATGCTGCTGGCCGCCGCCGCGCTGGGCTGGGGCGCCAACTGGATTACCGACTGGTACAGCTATGACCCGCGCGCCACGACGATCCTGGGCCTGGCCGAGGGCGAGCAGGTCGCCGGCTATCTCTACCTGGGCACGACCACCGAGCAGCCGCAGGAACGCGTGCGTCCCGACGTGGCGGCGATCACCAGCGAATGGAGCCCAGCCTGA
- a CDS encoding TorF family putative porin, protein MKAMKIALAAAAATVALSGAAMAEELKLSYNVGVTSDYVFRGVSQTQEDPAIQGGVDATYGIGYAGVWASNVDFGANDPSAEIDLYAGVRPTIGDTSLDLGVLYYGYSKDKGLTPGSYSYVELKAAASRAVGPATFGLAVYYSPEFPGKTGDAVYYEVNGAVPVMKKLTLSGALGHQEIDKAGDYATWNLGLTYAVTDRLGLDVRYSDTDEHGYGKIYGSRVAVGLKAAF, encoded by the coding sequence ATGAAAGCCATGAAGATCGCGCTGGCCGCCGCCGCCGCCACGGTCGCCCTGAGCGGCGCCGCGATGGCCGAGGAGCTGAAGCTCTCGTACAACGTCGGCGTCACCAGCGACTACGTGTTCCGCGGCGTGAGCCAGACCCAGGAAGATCCGGCCATCCAGGGCGGCGTCGACGCCACCTACGGCATCGGCTACGCGGGCGTCTGGGCCTCGAACGTCGACTTCGGCGCCAATGATCCGAGCGCCGAGATCGACCTGTACGCCGGCGTCCGCCCGACCATCGGCGACACCTCGCTGGACCTGGGCGTCCTGTACTATGGCTACAGCAAGGACAAGGGCCTGACCCCGGGTTCGTACAGCTACGTCGAGCTGAAGGCCGCCGCTTCGCGCGCCGTCGGCCCCGCCACCTTCGGCCTGGCCGTGTACTACTCGCCCGAGTTCCCGGGCAAGACCGGCGACGCCGTCTATTATGAAGTCAACGGCGCTGTGCCCGTGATGAAGAAGCTGACGCTGAGCGGCGCCCTGGGCCACCAGGAAATCGACAAGGCCGGAGACTACGCCACCTGGAACCTGGGCCTGACCTACGCCGTCACCGACCGGCTTGGCCTGGATGTCCGCTACTCGGACACCGACGAGCATGGCTACGGCAAGATCTACGGCAGCCGCGTCGCCGTCGGTCTGAAGGCCGCGTTCTAA
- a CDS encoding sensor histidine kinase, with product MKDVDVGLKSDLFRQALPLTLGVWGLDTLLFGLPYLASGKAPPPGVLASHLLFMALGALLSGVIYIRARRTLEADQPVRFAALAPAVVGLGLVLAVSDLLIGGRLRAVLDGAHPTWRVVAARAASEFMIGAWMFALLGALYLMMIAVRVTRERERQLADARAQALAAEAQASAARLAALRYQLNPHFLFNTLNAVSASVITGRNDEAESMLARLAEFLRLTLAADPQAMIPLEDELATLQAYLEIESVRFRDRLGLEFSCPDALSVAVVPSFILQPLIENAVKHGVAPTSRPVTIRLEVSRDGEDLVVIVEDDGEVLTHQAEGRKAEGMGVGLTNVRQRLEALYGARGVLQAAPRERGFLVLVRIPLQLDATTRARAA from the coding sequence ATGAAAGACGTCGACGTCGGGCTGAAGTCGGACCTTTTCAGGCAGGCGCTGCCCCTTACGCTGGGCGTATGGGGGCTGGACACGCTGCTGTTTGGCTTGCCGTACCTGGCCAGCGGCAAGGCGCCGCCGCCGGGCGTCCTGGCCAGCCATTTGCTATTCATGGCCTTGGGGGCGCTGCTCTCGGGGGTGATCTATATCCGCGCCCGCCGCACGCTGGAGGCCGACCAGCCCGTGCGCTTCGCGGCCCTGGCGCCGGCCGTGGTGGGGCTGGGCCTGGTGCTCGCCGTGTCGGACCTGCTGATCGGCGGACGCCTGCGGGCGGTGCTGGATGGGGCCCATCCGACCTGGCGGGTTGTGGCCGCGCGCGCCGCCAGCGAGTTCATGATCGGCGCCTGGATGTTCGCCCTACTGGGCGCGCTGTATCTGATGATGATCGCCGTGCGGGTGACCCGCGAGCGCGAACGACAGCTGGCCGACGCCCGCGCCCAGGCCCTGGCCGCCGAGGCCCAGGCCAGCGCCGCGCGTCTGGCGGCGCTGCGCTACCAGCTCAATCCGCACTTCCTGTTCAACACGCTGAACGCCGTTTCCGCGTCGGTGATCACCGGCCGTAACGACGAGGCCGAGTCGATGCTGGCGCGCCTGGCCGAGTTCCTGCGCCTGACCCTGGCGGCCGATCCCCAGGCGATGATCCCGCTGGAGGACGAACTGGCCACCCTGCAGGCCTATCTGGAGATCGAAAGCGTGCGCTTCCGTGACCGCCTGGGGCTGGAGTTTTCGTGCCCCGACGCGCTGAGCGTGGCGGTCGTGCCCAGCTTCATCCTGCAGCCGCTGATCGAGAACGCGGTCAAGCACGGCGTGGCCCCGACCAGCCGGCCGGTGACCATCCGGCTGGAGGTCTCGCGCGACGGCGAGGATCTGGTGGTGATCGTCGAGGACGACGGCGAGGTCCTGACGCATCAAGCGGAGGGCCGGAAAGCCGAGGGTATGGGCGTGGGTCTGACCAATGTCCGTCAGCGGCTGGAAGCGCTGTACGGCGCGCGGGGCGTGCTGCAGGCGGCCCCGCGCGAGCGCGGCTTCCTGGTGCTGGTCCGTATTCCCTTGCAACTGGACGCCACGACCCGGGCGAGGGCGGCGTGA
- a CDS encoding MFS transporter, whose amino-acid sequence MASHPEADVLIVITPSEDRFRPWVLLAAFSLLLFLITASTYGSLGVVLPAMIGELKWSFEKAFLGFSVLGVFTGASSWLPAILIRKIGVRGTLLAGAAVLAGGFVGLANSESLLSYYAGAAACGVGFQMAALIPGTHVLSSLFRKRALPFGIYFTFGSLGGAAGPWMALTLMGGSGNDWRHYWIVQAALAAGVGLVCAVMVGGSKWLARAAHEVDLEVEQEAREAPANARVYRTAHEWTVQQALRTPQFYILVAAYFSHLLVGVTVASVSVTHLTELGVAASVAVVAAGALAAKMLSLESLMQTLARLAGGALGDRVDPRWLLVLAQGMLVVGLLALAHAATPVLMLVYAIGTGVGFGLTVLAVTVLLLNYYGRQSNLELFSLTCLVGAVSAAGPFIAGAMRDRLGGFAPTFQLFAAVTAVVFVAVLAMRPPKTPVT is encoded by the coding sequence ATGGCGAGCCACCCTGAAGCGGACGTTCTGATCGTGATCACGCCTTCCGAAGACCGCTTCCGCCCCTGGGTGCTGCTGGCCGCCTTCAGCCTGCTGCTGTTTCTGATCACCGCCTCGACCTACGGCTCGCTGGGCGTGGTTCTGCCGGCCATGATCGGCGAGTTGAAATGGAGCTTCGAGAAGGCGTTCCTGGGTTTCTCGGTGCTGGGCGTCTTCACCGGCGCCTCATCGTGGCTGCCGGCTATCCTGATCCGCAAGATCGGCGTGCGGGGCACGCTGCTGGCGGGCGCGGCGGTGCTGGCGGGCGGGTTCGTGGGGCTGGCCAATTCCGAGAGCCTGCTCAGCTACTACGCCGGCGCGGCCGCGTGCGGCGTCGGCTTCCAGATGGCGGCGCTGATCCCCGGCACCCACGTGCTGTCGTCGCTGTTTCGCAAGCGCGCGCTCCCCTTCGGGATCTACTTCACCTTTGGCTCGCTGGGCGGAGCGGCGGGACCGTGGATGGCCCTGACCCTGATGGGCGGCAGCGGGAACGACTGGCGGCACTACTGGATCGTCCAGGCCGCGCTGGCCGCCGGGGTGGGTCTGGTCTGCGCGGTGATGGTCGGCGGCTCGAAGTGGCTGGCGCGCGCCGCCCACGAGGTCGATCTGGAGGTGGAGCAGGAAGCTCGCGAGGCGCCCGCCAACGCCCGCGTCTATCGCACGGCCCACGAGTGGACCGTCCAGCAAGCCTTGCGCACACCGCAGTTCTACATCCTGGTCGCCGCCTATTTCAGCCACTTGCTGGTTGGGGTGACCGTGGCCAGCGTCTCGGTGACCCACCTGACCGAACTGGGCGTCGCCGCCAGTGTCGCGGTCGTCGCGGCTGGCGCGCTGGCCGCCAAGATGTTGAGTCTGGAATCGCTGATGCAGACCTTGGCGCGGCTGGCTGGCGGCGCGCTGGGCGATCGTGTCGATCCGCGCTGGCTGCTGGTCCTGGCGCAAGGGATGCTAGTGGTCGGCCTGCTGGCCCTGGCCCACGCGGCCACGCCGGTGCTGATGCTGGTCTACGCCATCGGCACGGGCGTCGGCTTCGGCCTGACCGTCCTGGCCGTCACGGTATTGCTGCTGAACTACTACGGACGCCAGAGCAATCTTGAGCTCTTCTCGCTGACCTGCCTGGTCGGCGCGGTGTCGGCGGCGGGGCCGTTCATCGCCGGGGCCATGCGCGATCGTCTGGGCGGCTTCGCCCCGACCTTCCAGCTGTTCGCGGCCGTCACGGCGGTAGTGTTCGTGGCCGTGCTGGCCATGCGCCCGCCGAAGACCCCGGTGACCTGA
- the cysE gene encoding serine O-acetyltransferase translates to MAKPLEVVTPDTETPVWVALRNQAEHAAKAEPALASLLNAVVLSHDNLADALSFQLARKLGDQELRAMTAREFAADAFKNDPSIVEAAEADLKAVFERDPACKGYVQPFLFFKGFAALQTHRVSHWLWTQGRETLAFYLQSRASEVFQVDINPAARIGKGVFIDHGTGIVIGETAVVGDDVSMLHGVTLGGTGADRGDRHPKIGNGVLLGAGAKVLGNITVGDYAKIASGSVVLRPVPAHCTAAGVPARLVNCPTCEEPARTMDHTLAETVYSYEI, encoded by the coding sequence ATGGCCAAGCCTTTGGAAGTCGTGACGCCTGACACCGAGACCCCGGTCTGGGTGGCGCTGCGCAACCAGGCCGAACACGCCGCCAAGGCCGAGCCGGCCCTGGCTTCGCTGCTGAACGCCGTGGTGCTGAGCCACGACAACCTGGCCGACGCGCTGAGCTTCCAGCTGGCGCGCAAGCTGGGCGACCAGGAACTGCGAGCCATGACCGCGCGCGAGTTCGCCGCCGACGCGTTCAAGAACGATCCCTCGATCGTCGAGGCGGCCGAGGCCGACCTCAAGGCGGTGTTCGAGCGCGATCCGGCCTGCAAGGGCTATGTCCAGCCGTTCCTGTTCTTCAAGGGCTTCGCCGCCCTGCAGACCCACCGCGTCTCGCACTGGCTGTGGACGCAAGGGCGCGAGACCCTGGCCTTCTACCTGCAGAGCCGGGCCAGCGAGGTCTTCCAGGTCGACATCAATCCGGCCGCCCGCATCGGCAAGGGCGTGTTCATCGACCACGGCACCGGCATCGTCATCGGCGAGACCGCGGTGGTCGGCGACGACGTCTCGATGCTGCACGGCGTGACCCTGGGCGGCACCGGCGCCGATCGCGGCGATCGTCATCCCAAGATCGGCAACGGCGTCCTGCTGGGCGCGGGCGCCAAGGTGCTGGGCAACATCACGGTCGGCGACTACGCCAAGATAGCCTCCGGCTCTGTGGTGCTGCGCCCGGTGCCGGCCCATTGCACGGCCGCCGGCGTGCCCGCCCGCCTGGTCAACTGCCCGACCTGCGAGGAGCCGGCCCGGACCATGGACCACACCCTGGCCGAAACCGTCTATTCGTACGAAATCTAG
- the queF gene encoding preQ(1) synthase: MTDLNVTQLGRVVDAPETPEAAVLERVPNPQSDVLYLARFVAPEFTSLCPVTGQPDFAHLVIDYAPGDWLIESKSLKLYLTSFRNHGSFHEDCTVKVARKIVEIAAPRWLRIGGYWYPRGGIPIDVFWQTGPAPEGLWVPDQGVAPYRGRG; the protein is encoded by the coding sequence ATGACCGATCTGAACGTCACCCAGCTGGGCCGCGTCGTCGACGCCCCGGAGACCCCCGAGGCCGCCGTCCTCGAGCGCGTGCCCAATCCACAGAGCGACGTGCTCTATCTGGCCCGCTTCGTCGCGCCGGAGTTCACGTCCTTGTGCCCCGTGACGGGGCAACCCGACTTCGCTCATCTGGTGATCGACTACGCGCCGGGCGACTGGCTGATCGAGAGCAAGTCGCTGAAGCTGTATCTGACCAGCTTCCGCAACCACGGCTCGTTCCACGAGGACTGCACCGTCAAGGTCGCCCGCAAGATCGTCGAAATCGCGGCTCCCCGCTGGCTGCGCATTGGCGGCTACTGGTATCCGCGCGGCGGCATCCCGATCGACGTCTTCTGGCAGACCGGACCGGCGCCGGAAGGCCTGTGGGTCCCCGACCAGGGCGTGGCCCCGTACCGCGGCCGAGGCTGA
- a CDS encoding SDR family NAD(P)-dependent oxidoreductase, translating into MFGRAAMRDFDGYTVVVTGASTGLGRAIAVEVARRGAALVVVNYASSAQEAEETARLVEAEGAKAALVQGDVAIDEDCKKIVAAAASTGRIDALFNNAGVTKFAPNHADLDAVNADDFLRLYSVNVVGAFQMVRAARALLEAAPQPGAVVNTASIAGVVGNGSSVPYAASKGAMTTMTLSLARALGPNIRVNAICPGFIDTPWFSKVMDDERTERLRAASKAATPLKVASTAEDVAASAVFFASPASRHVTGETLLIDGGLHLGGASLRLR; encoded by the coding sequence TTGTTCGGGAGAGCGGCGATGCGGGACTTCGACGGTTACACGGTGGTGGTCACGGGGGCCTCGACGGGCTTGGGCCGCGCGATCGCGGTCGAGGTGGCCCGGCGCGGCGCGGCTCTGGTGGTCGTCAACTACGCCAGCAGCGCCCAGGAAGCCGAGGAGACCGCTCGTCTCGTCGAGGCCGAGGGCGCCAAGGCCGCGCTGGTCCAGGGCGATGTCGCCATCGACGAAGACTGCAAGAAGATCGTCGCGGCCGCCGCGAGCACGGGCCGGATCGACGCCCTGTTCAACAACGCCGGCGTCACCAAGTTCGCCCCGAACCACGCCGACCTCGACGCGGTGAACGCCGACGACTTCCTGCGGCTCTATTCGGTCAATGTGGTCGGCGCCTTCCAGATGGTCCGCGCGGCCCGCGCGCTGCTGGAGGCCGCGCCGCAGCCAGGGGCCGTGGTCAACACCGCCTCGATCGCGGGCGTTGTCGGCAATGGCTCGTCCGTGCCCTATGCCGCCTCCAAGGGCGCGATGACCACCATGACCCTGTCCCTGGCCAGGGCGCTGGGTCCGAACATCCGCGTGAACGCCATATGCCCGGGCTTCATCGACACGCCTTGGTTCAGCAAGGTGATGGACGATGAACGCACCGAGCGCCTGCGAGCCGCCTCGAAGGCCGCCACGCCGCTGAAAGTCGCCTCGACGGCCGAGGACGTCGCCGCTTCGGCGGTGTTCTTCGCCTCGCCGGCCTCGCGCCACGTCACCGGCGAGACCTTGCTGATCGACGGGGGCCTGCACTTGGGCGGGGCGAGTCTGCGGCTGCGCTAG
- a CDS encoding LytR/AlgR family response regulator transcription factor, translating into MELKVLLVDDEPAALERLSALFAQIPDTRLVGVARNGREAGQAIAELAPDLVMLDIQMPELSGLALASELATETRPEIVFVTAFEVYAADAFAVEAADYLLKPVRFDRLRQAVERARRRRTLRKAFELAEAAPVRENDLDGIWVATRQGHVRVAVAEIDWIEAAKDYVLLHTATRSHIHRITMSALEQALDPAKMIRVHRSAFVSPDRVEAVNRLGKGLIALVLRDGVAVPVGPTYVKAVQARLGLGCLEGA; encoded by the coding sequence ATGGAGCTGAAGGTCCTGCTGGTCGACGACGAGCCTGCGGCGCTGGAACGACTGTCGGCCTTGTTCGCCCAGATCCCCGACACCCGGCTGGTCGGCGTGGCCCGGAACGGCCGCGAGGCTGGCCAGGCGATCGCCGAACTGGCGCCGGACCTGGTCATGCTGGACATCCAGATGCCCGAACTGAGCGGTCTGGCCCTGGCCTCCGAGCTGGCGACCGAGACCCGGCCGGAGATCGTCTTCGTGACCGCCTTCGAGGTCTACGCCGCCGACGCCTTCGCGGTGGAGGCCGCCGACTACCTGCTGAAACCCGTGCGGTTCGACCGGCTGCGCCAGGCCGTCGAGCGGGCGCGCCGTCGCCGCACCCTGCGGAAGGCCTTCGAGCTGGCAGAGGCCGCGCCGGTGCGCGAGAACGATCTGGACGGCATCTGGGTCGCCACGCGCCAGGGTCATGTGCGCGTCGCGGTCGCCGAGATCGACTGGATCGAGGCGGCCAAGGACTACGTCCTGCTGCATACAGCTACCCGCAGCCACATCCACCGCATCACCATGAGCGCGCTGGAACAGGCCCTGGATCCGGCCAAGATGATCCGCGTCCACCGCTCCGCCTTCGTCAGTCCGGATCGGGTCGAGGCGGTCAACCGCCTGGGCAAGGGCCTGATCGCCCTGGTGCTGCGCGACGGCGTCGCCGTACCTGTGGGGCCGACCTATGTGAAGGCGGTGCAGGCGCGGCTGGGGCTGGGGTGCCTGGAGGGCGCCTAG
- a CDS encoding phosphorylase family protein, protein MQISKTPHLTPQSLVGRRFAPDVFGDVKVALVGYCPPPSALDRYNPERVEDQHFIHVSPDSVRLLSHGGRRFLSLAHVYGGPVSSSTAEELAYYGIELILAYGLAGGLGTRDLGMGDFYLAEDTLAADGTTPHYTGARILRADQRLIDATMAAWPGSAPLHPVRVATGDAIYREYDATLDAYRLEGCDIVNLDCAHLYAAARINSSGRAMRTMQCGVISDVVPMGPDTKSSSTLSAMLAGGGEGLNPLERTGEIVSFFVETLTPALQP, encoded by the coding sequence ATGCAGATCTCCAAGACGCCCCACCTGACGCCACAATCCCTGGTCGGTCGCCGGTTCGCGCCCGATGTCTTCGGCGACGTCAAGGTGGCCCTGGTCGGCTACTGCCCGCCGCCTTCGGCCCTGGACCGCTATAATCCGGAACGGGTCGAGGACCAGCACTTCATTCACGTGTCGCCCGACAGCGTCCGGCTGCTGAGCCACGGCGGGCGACGGTTCCTGTCCCTTGCCCACGTCTATGGCGGACCGGTGTCCAGCTCGACGGCCGAGGAACTGGCCTATTACGGGATCGAGCTGATCCTGGCCTATGGCCTGGCCGGAGGCTTGGGGACCCGCGACCTGGGCATGGGCGACTTCTATCTGGCCGAGGACACTCTGGCGGCGGACGGCACGACCCCGCATTACACCGGCGCGCGCATCCTGCGAGCGGACCAGAGACTGATCGACGCGACGATGGCCGCATGGCCTGGCTCGGCCCCATTGCACCCGGTGCGCGTGGCCACGGGCGATGCGATCTATCGCGAATATGACGCCACGCTGGACGCCTATCGGCTGGAAGGGTGCGATATCGTCAACCTGGACTGCGCCCACCTCTACGCCGCCGCGCGGATCAATTCGTCGGGGCGAGCGATGCGGACGATGCAGTGCGGGGTGATTTCAGACGTCGTTCCGATGGGCCCTGACACGAAGTCCAGCAGCACGCTTTCGGCCATGCTGGCCGGCGGCGGCGAGGGCTTGAACCCGCTGGAACGCACCGGCGAGATCGTTTCTTTCTTCGTCGAGACCTTGACGCCGGCGCTTCAGCCCTGA
- a CDS encoding NUDIX domain-containing protein, which produces MSEKPAWLKPHGRPWGVSSSQVVYDNPWITVTEYQAIAPTGRPALYGKIGFKNQAIGVLPLHADGTVTLVGQNRFSLANYSWELPEGGAPHGEDPLDGARRELAEEVGLRAADWRQILRMELSNSVTDEIATGFLAMDLSPTETAPDETEDLAVARVPFREALDAAVDGHMPDAITVALLLRVHLMAVRGDLPAELAALIL; this is translated from the coding sequence ATGTCCGAAAAGCCCGCCTGGTTGAAGCCGCACGGAAGGCCGTGGGGAGTCTCGTCCAGTCAAGTCGTGTACGACAATCCCTGGATCACCGTGACCGAATACCAGGCGATCGCGCCAACGGGGCGCCCGGCGCTGTACGGCAAGATCGGCTTCAAGAACCAGGCGATCGGCGTTCTGCCTTTGCACGCCGACGGCACAGTGACCCTGGTCGGCCAGAACCGTTTCAGCCTCGCCAACTACAGCTGGGAGCTGCCCGAGGGCGGCGCGCCGCATGGCGAAGATCCGCTGGACGGCGCCAGACGTGAGCTGGCCGAGGAGGTGGGGCTGCGAGCCGCCGACTGGCGCCAGATCCTGCGCATGGAGCTGTCCAATTCGGTCACCGATGAGATCGCGACCGGCTTCCTGGCGATGGATCTGTCGCCCACCGAAACCGCGCCGGACGAGACCGAGGACCTGGCCGTGGCCCGCGTGCCGTTCCGCGAGGCGCTGGACGCGGCGGTCGACGGCCACATGCCCGACGCCATCACCGTGGCGCTGCTGCTGCGGGTCCACCTGATGGCGGTGCGCGGCGACCTGCCCGCCGAACTGGCGGCCCTGATCCTTTAG
- a CDS encoding glutaminyl-peptide cyclotransferase, whose product MRLLRRLSGALLAVALTACAPVSRAATAPVGGYTVVKAYPHDANAFTEGLFYRDGFMFESTGLKDRSFIRKWNLETGFSEQERLLDSRYFGEGIVDWKNRLYELTWTDEIGFIYDIDTFEKIGEFSYPGEGWALTRDDKRLIMSDGTSFIRFLDPETLKETGRIEVTDHGVPVRNLNELEYVKGELLANVWQTTRIARINLATGEVTGWVELAGLLKEAGVTGQRDDVLNGIAYDAARDRLFVTGKLWPKLFEIKLLPPK is encoded by the coding sequence GTGCGCCTGCTTCGTCGTCTGAGCGGCGCCCTGCTGGCGGTCGCCCTGACCGCCTGCGCGCCTGTCTCGCGCGCCGCCACCGCGCCCGTTGGCGGATATACGGTCGTGAAGGCCTATCCGCACGACGCCAACGCCTTCACCGAGGGCCTGTTCTATCGCGACGGCTTCATGTTCGAGAGCACGGGCCTGAAGGACCGCTCGTTCATCCGCAAGTGGAACCTCGAGACAGGCTTTTCCGAGCAGGAGCGCCTGCTGGACAGCCGCTATTTCGGCGAGGGCATCGTCGACTGGAAGAACCGCCTCTACGAGCTGACCTGGACCGACGAGATCGGCTTCATCTACGACATCGACACCTTCGAGAAGATCGGCGAGTTCAGCTATCCGGGCGAGGGCTGGGCCCTGACCCGCGACGACAAGCGGCTGATCATGAGCGACGGCACCTCGTTCATCCGCTTCCTGGATCCGGAGACCCTGAAGGAGACCGGCCGCATCGAGGTCACCGACCACGGCGTGCCGGTGCGAAACCTCAACGAGCTGGAATATGTGAAGGGCGAGCTGCTGGCCAATGTCTGGCAGACCACCCGCATCGCCCGCATCAATCTGGCCACGGGGGAAGTCACCGGCTGGGTGGAACTGGCGGGCCTGCTGAAGGAGGCTGGCGTCACCGGCCAGCGCGACGACGTGCTGAACGGCATCGCCTACGATGCCGCCAGGGATCGGTTGTTCGTCACCGGCAAGCTCTGGCCCAAGCTGTTCGAAATAAAATTGCTCCCGCCGAAGTAG